In Canis lupus dingo isolate Sandy chromosome 33, ASM325472v2, whole genome shotgun sequence, a single genomic region encodes these proteins:
- the FSTL1 gene encoding follistatin-related protein 1, with translation MWTRWLALALVAVAWVHAEEELRSKSKICANVFCGAGRECAVTEKGEPTCLCIEQCKPHKRPVCGSNGKTYLNHCELHRDACLTGSKIQVDYDGHCKEKKSVSPSASPVVCYQSNRDELRRRIIQWLEAEIIPDGWFSKGSNYSEILDKYFKNVDNGDSRLDSSELLKFVEQNETAINITTYADQENNKLLRGLCVDALIELSDENADWKLSFQEFLKCLNPTFNPPEKKCALEDETYADGAETEVDCNRCVCACGNWVCTAMTCDGKNQKGTQTQTEEEMTRYVQELQKHQETAEKTKKMSTKEI, from the exons GAAGAACTAAGGAGCAAATCCAAGATCTGTGCCAATGTGTTTTGTGGAGCCGGCCGGGAATGTGCAGTCACGGAGAAGGGAGAGCCCACCTGCCTCTGCATTGAG CAATGCAAACCTCACAAGAGGCCTGTGTGCGGCAGCAACGGCAAGACCTACCTCAACCACTGTGAGCTGCATCGAGACGCCTGCCTCACTGGATCCAAAATCCAGGTCGATTATGATGGACACTGCAAAG AGAAGAAATCCGTGAGTCCATCTGCCAGCCCAG TCGTTTGCTATCAGTCCAACCGCGATGAGCTCCGGCGTCGCATCATCCAGTGGCTGGAAGCAGAGATTATTCCAGATGGCTGGTTCTCCAAAGGCAGCAACTACAGTGAAATCCTAGACAAGTACTTTAAG AACGTTGATAATGGTGACTCTCGCTTGGACTCCAGTGAATTACTGAAATTTGTGGAGCAGAATGAGACTGCCATCAACATCACTACCTATGCAGACCAGGAGAATAATAAGCTGCTTAG AGGACTCTGTGTTGATGCTCTCATTGAACTGTCTGATGAAAATGCCGACTGGAAACTCAGCTTCCAAGAGTTTCTGAAGTGTCTCAACCCGACCTTCAATCCTCCAGAGAAGA AATGTGCCTTGGAGGATGAGACATATGCAGATGGAGCAGAGACCGAGGTGGACTGTAACCGTTGCGTCTGTGCCTGTGGAAACTGGGTCTGCACAGCCATGACCTGTGATG GAAAGAATCAGAaggggacccagacccagacagaggaggaaatgaCCAGATATGTCCAGGAGCTCCAAAAGCACCAG GAAACAGCTGAAAAGACCAAGAAAATGAGCACCAAAGAGATCTAA